One Burkholderia sp. WP9 genomic window, ACTTTTCGCGCTACGGCAAGAGCTTTCGCAGCGTGCAGCGTGGCAACTTCTGGGGGCTGCCGGTCAACTTTCTGGCCTTCTCGCTGGTGACGGTGATCACGACCGCTGCCACGCTGCCGGTATTCGGCCAGCTGATCACGGACCCGGTTGAAACCGTGGGCCGCATCGATTATCCGACCGCGGTGATTCTCGGCGCGCTGACCTTCACGATCGCGACGATCGGCATCAACATCGTCGCCAATTTCGTCTCGCCGGCATTCGACTTCTCCAACGTCGCGCCGCGCCTGATCAGCTGGCGCGCGGGCGGCATGCTCGCAGCGGTGGCATCGATTTTCATTACGCCGTGGAATCTGTTCAACAACCCCGCCGTGATCCACTACACCCTCGATGTTCTCGGCAGCTTCATCGGACCTTTGTACGGTGTCCTGATCGTCGATTACTATCTCGTGAAGCGTCAGAAAATCGTGCTCGACGATCTGTATACGGTTGCGCCCACCGGCTCGTACTGGTATCGCAACGGCGTGAACTATCGGGCGGTCGCCGCGTTGCTGCCGGCTGCCGTGATCGCCGTGCTCTGCGTGATGGTGCCCGCGCTCGACGGCATGGCGAATTTCTCGTGGTTCATTGGCGCCGGCCTCGCCGCGCTGTTCTATCGCGTGATTGCACGCTGAATCGCACGCTGAATTGTGCAGATGCAACAGGAGTGGATATGCGCATCAAACTGATCAACCCGAATACGACCCAGCGCATGACGGAAGCAATGGGCCGCTGCGCGCGCGAAGTCGCCGCGCCGGGCACTGAAGTCATCGCGGTGAATCCGACCATGGGGCCGCCGTCGATCGAAGGCTATTACGACGAAGCGCTGGCGACGCCAGGCTTGCTGGCCGAGGTTGCGGCCGGCGAGCGCGAAGGCTGCGACGGTTACGTGATTGCCTGCTTCGGCGATCCGGGTCTCTACGCGGCACGCGAGTTGGCGCGGGGTCCGGTGATCGGCATCGCCGAGGCGGCAATGCACGCGGCCAGCGTGCTGGCGCCTGGCTTCTCCGTGGTGACCACGCTGGCGCGCACCTGCGGCATGGCGTGGCACCTCGCCGAGCGCTACGGCATGAAGCGGTTTTGCCGCAACGTTCGCGCCACCGACGTCGCCGTCCTCGATCTCGACAAGCCTGGCTCGGCGGCGCGCCGCATCATTCTCGACGAATGCCGGCGCGCGCTTGCCGAGGACGGCTCGGAAGCGATCGTGCTCGGCTGCGCGGGCATGGCCGAACTGTGCGCGGAGATCGAGGACGCGCTCGGCGCGCCGGTGATCGAAGGCGTGACAGCAGCGGTGAAATGGACCGAGGCGCTGGTCTCGCTGCGTCTTTCGACCGCCAAACGCGGCGACTATGCGCGGCCGCTGGCCAAGCGCTACGACGGCGCGCTGGCATCGTTCAGTCCGGTCGACGCCGATCCGAACCCGCGTGCGCTGCGCGGATCTACCGAAGTTTCCTCGGCAAATGCGCCGGAAAATGCAGGAACGTCCGATCTGGTGCGGGTAAACACTACGGAACCGGGCCGGCACATACATTCAGTGTGACACGCACTATCTGCCCCGGTGTATGGGCGCACCGGGGCGTTTTCGCTACACTGGTCCAACTCGGCGCGGGGTGCCTGAAAGGTTTTTTGTGTTGCTTCAGGCGCTGTTTCCGGTGTTTATTCGGCCGCGCCCACCCCACGTGCATACACGTGAGCTCCACGCGAATTTTACGTAACGTCACCACGCATTCGTCAAACCATGCCACTCGACCCGAACTACCCACGCGATCTGATCGGCTACGGCCGCCACCCGGTGCAGGCCAACTGGCCGGGGCGAGCGCGTGTCGCGGTGCAATTCGTTCTGAATTACGAAGAGGGCGGTGAAAACTGCGTGCTGCACGGCGATCCTGGCTCGGAGCAGTTCCTGTCGGAAATCGTCGGCGCCGCGGCTTATCCGGCTCGCCACATGAGCATGGAGTCGATCTACGAATACGGCTCGCGCGCGGGCGTCTGGCGCATTCTGCGCGAATTCGAAAAGCGCGGCCTGCCGCTCACGGTGTTCGGCGTTGGCATGGCGATCGAACGGCATCCGGAACTGGCGCGCGCGTTCGTGGAACTCGGTCATGAGATTGCCTGCCACGGCTATCGCTGGATTCACTATCAGGACGTGTCGCCGGAGAAAGAAGCGGAGCACATGCGTCTCGGCATGGAAGCGATCGAACGCGTGACGGGCGAGCGTCCGCTTGGCTGGTACACCGGCCGTGACAGTCCCAATACGCATCGTCTGGTCGCCGAATACGGCGGATTCCTGTACGACTCCGATTACTATGGCGACGACCTGCCGTTCTGGATGGACGTGGACGTTACCGGCGGCACGACAGTGCCGCAATTGATCGTGCCGTACACGCTCGACACCAACGACATGCGCTTTGCAAGCCCGCAAGGCTTCAACACGGCAGACCACTTCTTCACGTACCTGCGCGATGCATTCGACGTGCTCTACGAAGAGGGCGACGAAGCGCCGAAGATGCTTTCCATCGGCATGCATTGCCGTTTGCTCGGGCGCCCTGGGCGTTTTCGCGCGCTGCAACGTTTTCTCGACCATATCGAACAGCACGATCGCGTGTGGGTGACGCGGCGCGTCGATATTGCGCGCCACTGGCGCGAACATCACCCTTACCAACAAGACAACCGCGGGGCAGCGGCATGAAGGCGATGCAATACACTCTGGACCAACTCAACAGCATCTCGACCGAAGCGTTCGTGGCAACGCTGTCGGGTATTTTCGAGCACTCGCCGTGGGTCGCGGAAATCGCCGCGCAGCAACGGCCTTTCGCCAGTATCGACGAGTTGCATCGCAAGATGTCGAACATCGTCGAAACGGCCGGTGAAGAGAAGCAACTGGCGCTGATCAATGCTCACCCGGAACTCGCCGGCAAGGCCGCGGTGCGCGGCGAACTGACCGCCGAATCCACGCGCGAGCAGAGCGGCGCCGGCCTCGCGCAATGCACGCAGGAAGAGTTCGACAAGCTGCTCGCGCTGAACGCCGCTTATCGCGAGAAGTTCGGTTTTCCATTCATCCTCGCCGTGCGCGGTTATGACCGTCACGGCATCATCGCGAACTTCGAAGCGCGCGTGAACAATAGCCGCGCCGAAGAACTGCGCGCGAGCCTCGATCAGATCTACCGCATCGCACGTTTCAGGCTCGACGACCTGATCGACGCATAAGGCTTAACCACGCGTCGCGGACCTCGAACCGAAACGTTTTTTCAGCACTGGCAAATATCAAGGAAGACAAAAATGGCACTCCCGATTCTCGACCCCAACGCACCGGAATTCACGCGCCGCTATGTGAACCTGGCGGACCCGCGTCTGGGCGCGCAGGCGCTCGAGGCCAGCGACGACTTCTTCGCACCGAAGGAGCGCATGCTGAATCCGGAGCCGGCCGTTTTCATTCCGGGCAAATACGACGACAACGGCAAGTGGATGGACGGCTGGGAAACCCGCCGCAAGCGCGCCAACGGCTATGACTGGTGCGTCGTGAAGCTGGCTCGTCCGGGCGTGATCAAGGGGCTGGATCTCGACACCAGCCACTTCACGGGTAATTTCCCGCCGGCGGCGTCGGTGGAAGCCGCGCGCGTGGTGGACGGCGCGCCGAACCAGTCGACGCAATGGACCGAAATCGTGCCGTCGACCACGTTGCAAGGCAATAGCCATCATTATCACGAAGTCAGCGACACGAACGCTTACACCCACCTGCGCGTAAACATTTATCCGGACGGCGGCATTGCGCGTCTGCGGGTGTATGGTCAGCCGCAAGTCGATTGGGCCGGCGCGAGCCGCACGGAGCAGTTCGATCTGGCTGCGATGGAGAACGGCGCCTATCTCGTCGCGGCGAACAACCAGCACTTCGGCGCAGCGTCGACGATCCTGATGCCGGGCCGTGGCGTGAACATGGGAGACGGCTGGGAAACGCGCCGCCGTCGTGAGCCGGGTAACGACTGGGCGATCGTCGCACTGGCGCAACCGGGCGTGATCAGGAAAATCGAAGTCGATACGGCGCACTTCAAGGGTAACTTTCCGGACCGCTGCTCGATTCAAGCCGCGTATGTCACGGGTGGCACGAACAGCTCGCTGATCACGCAAGCCATGTTCTGGCCGGTGCTGCTCGGCGAACAGAAACTGAAGATGGACAACCAGCACTATTTCGAAAGCGAGATCGCGGCACTGGGTCCGGTGACGCACGTGCGCTTCAATATCATTCCGGACGGCGGCGTGTCGCGCCTGCGCCTGTGGGGCACGCTCGCATCATGAAAACGCTCGCGATCGAACCGTTGACGAAAGAAGCGTTCGCCGCATTCGGCGACGTGATCGAACTCGAAGGCGCGAAGCAGATCCCGATCAACCTCGGCACGACGATCCGCTATCACGATCTCGCGAAAGTGGATGTCGCCGACGAGAACGGCCGTACGCTCGTGAACCTGTTTCGCGGGCAACCGCGCACGCTGCCGTTCGAAGTGAAGATGCTCGAGCGGCACCCGCTCGGCAGCCAGGCGTTCGTCCCGCTGAACGACAAAGCGTATCTGGTGGTCGTGGCGCCGGCAGGTGAGCTGGACGTGTCGAAGATTCGCGCTTTCGTGACGAGCGGCTGGCAGGGCGTGAACTATGCGAAGGGCGTGTGGCATCATCCGCTGATTGCGTTGGGTGAGGTGAGCGACTTTATCGTCGTCGATCGCGGCGGGGATGGACTCAATCTCAATGAGCGGGACCTCGCGGAGTCGTTGTGGCTCACGGAAGATGCGTTGAGCGCGGTGGCGGTTTGAGGTTTACCGCTACGGCGTAGCGAGCAGGTTGATTTGAAAGAACCCACAGCATTACCAGTGCTGTGGGTTTTTGTTTTGGTGGCCAACCCAAAAGCCGAGCTACGCCGTCGTTGTGCGTTTAGCTCCGTTTGGCGAGAAGCGGCGATTGCCCGATTACTTGGCGCACGCGTTGCGCCGGGTCAGGCGCGAAAAAACCCGCCGCTTCTATCGCCGGTTTGAGTCTCTCGAATTGCAGGCTCTTCCTCGGCGAGCGCAAAGACGCCATGCTATCGACTCAGGCGTGAAGCTTCTGCTTCCCGACGGCGTGCCATTACAACCCAATAAACAACATATATCCTCGACGCCGTACGCCGGCACTCCCAGTGCGTCGATGTCGAAGCGTTCGATGCGCGACGCCGAGCGGCTCCAGCACGCGCATGGAATAGAACTCGTTGAAGCCGGGAACCGGCGTGTTGTCGTCCGAGCCCGTGACGATGCGGCTCGTCACGGAGAAACCGACACCAGCCGGCCAATGAAAAGCGGGCTTTCCGCTCACGCGAAAAGCCCGCTTCAAAGTCGCTCGATTCTTCGCGACGCCGGGCGGCATGCCCGGCTAGTGGTTACTTCGCCGCACCACCTTCAAACCACGCGGCGATCTTCATCCGCTCGTCGTCGGTCATATGCGTCACGTTGCCAAGCGGCATGGCCTTCAACGTCACGGCTTGCTGATAGATCCGTTGCGCGTTCTGCGAGATCTCATCCGGCGTATCCAGCAGCACGCCGGCAGGAGCGCTCCCCATCATCGTCGGATGCGCGGAGTGGCAAGCCACGCAGCGCTGTTGCAGAACCGGGGCGATATCGGCCACCTTCACCGTCGGCGCGTTCGCGGCTTGCGCTTGCGGCACGATCGGCTTCGGCATGGTCCAGAAGAGCGCGCCGAACATCAACGCGATACCCACCAGCGGCAGATACCACAGCACCTGGCCACGGTGGCGCATCACGAAGAACTGACGAATCAGCGCGCCAGCCAGCATGATGACCAGCAGCACAGCCCAGTTGTACGGATGCGTGTAGGTCATCGCGTAGTGGTTCGACAGCATCGCGAACACCACCGGCAACGTGAAATACGTGTTGTGCACCGAGCGCTGCTTGCCGCGCTTGCCGTAGATCGGGTTCGGCGTGTCGCCCTTGAGCATGGCGTCGACCATCTTGCGCTGGCCCGGAATGATCACGAAGAACACGTTCGCCGACATGATGGTCGCCAGCATCGCGCCCATGATCAGGTAAGCCGCGCGGCCCGCGAAAATATGGCACGCGAGCCATGCCGCGATCAGCACATACACGCCGACGCAGATGCCCAGCACCTTATCCTTGTTACCGAGGATGCGGCACAGCGAGTCGTACACGATCCAGCCAGCGGCGAGGAAGCCGAGCGCCGCGGCCACAGCGACCACCGGGCCCATATCCAGCACGTTCTTGTCGATCAGGTAAGTGCTCGGCGAGAACAGATACAGCACGGTGAAAAGACCAAAGCCCGACAGCCACGTGGTGTACGAGGGCCACTTCGACCAGTGCAGATCTTCCGGCATTTCCGGCGGCGCGACGGTGTACTTCTGCATG contains:
- a CDS encoding aspartate/glutamate racemase family protein — protein: MRIKLINPNTTQRMTEAMGRCAREVAAPGTEVIAVNPTMGPPSIEGYYDEALATPGLLAEVAAGEREGCDGYVIACFGDPGLYAARELARGPVIGIAEAAMHAASVLAPGFSVVTTLARTCGMAWHLAERYGMKRFCRNVRATDVAVLDLDKPGSAARRIILDECRRALAEDGSEAIVLGCAGMAELCAEIEDALGAPVIEGVTAAVKWTEALVSLRLSTAKRGDYARPLAKRYDGALASFSPVDADPNPRALRGSTEVSSANAPENAGTSDLVRVNTTEPGRHIHSV
- the puuE gene encoding allantoinase PuuE, which translates into the protein MPLDPNYPRDLIGYGRHPVQANWPGRARVAVQFVLNYEEGGENCVLHGDPGSEQFLSEIVGAAAYPARHMSMESIYEYGSRAGVWRILREFEKRGLPLTVFGVGMAIERHPELARAFVELGHEIACHGYRWIHYQDVSPEKEAEHMRLGMEAIERVTGERPLGWYTGRDSPNTHRLVAEYGGFLYDSDYYGDDLPFWMDVDVTGGTTVPQLIVPYTLDTNDMRFASPQGFNTADHFFTYLRDAFDVLYEEGDEAPKMLSIGMHCRLLGRPGRFRALQRFLDHIEQHDRVWVTRRVDIARHWREHHPYQQDNRGAAA
- the uraD gene encoding 2-oxo-4-hydroxy-4-carboxy-5-ureidoimidazoline decarboxylase, producing the protein MKAMQYTLDQLNSISTEAFVATLSGIFEHSPWVAEIAAQQRPFASIDELHRKMSNIVETAGEEKQLALINAHPELAGKAAVRGELTAESTREQSGAGLAQCTQEEFDKLLALNAAYREKFGFPFILAVRGYDRHGIIANFEARVNNSRAEELRASLDQIYRIARFRLDDLIDA
- the alc gene encoding allantoicase → MALPILDPNAPEFTRRYVNLADPRLGAQALEASDDFFAPKERMLNPEPAVFIPGKYDDNGKWMDGWETRRKRANGYDWCVVKLARPGVIKGLDLDTSHFTGNFPPAASVEAARVVDGAPNQSTQWTEIVPSTTLQGNSHHYHEVSDTNAYTHLRVNIYPDGGIARLRVYGQPQVDWAGASRTEQFDLAAMENGAYLVAANNQHFGAASTILMPGRGVNMGDGWETRRRREPGNDWAIVALAQPGVIRKIEVDTAHFKGNFPDRCSIQAAYVTGGTNSSLITQAMFWPVLLGEQKLKMDNQHYFESEIAALGPVTHVRFNIIPDGGVSRLRLWGTLAS
- a CDS encoding ureidoglycolate lyase, with the protein product MKTLAIEPLTKEAFAAFGDVIELEGAKQIPINLGTTIRYHDLAKVDVADENGRTLVNLFRGQPRTLPFEVKMLERHPLGSQAFVPLNDKAYLVVVAPAGELDVSKIRAFVTSGWQGVNYAKGVWHHPLIALGEVSDFIVVDRGGDGLNLNERDLAESLWLTEDALSAVAV
- a CDS encoding urate hydroxylase PuuD: MEGFITDWLNLAIRWFHVIAAIAWIGESFYFVALDNSLKPPTDPNQRKRGVFGELWHVHGGGFYNMQKYTVAPPEMPEDLHWSKWPSYTTWLSGFGLFTVLYLFSPSTYLIDKNVLDMGPVVAVAAALGFLAAGWIVYDSLCRILGNKDKVLGICVGVYVLIAAWLACHIFAGRAAYLIMGAMLATIMSANVFFVIIPGQRKMVDAMLKGDTPNPIYGKRGKQRSVHNTYFTLPVVFAMLSNHYAMTYTHPYNWAVLLVIMLAGALIRQFFVMRHRGQVLWYLPLVGIALMFGALFWTMPKPIVPQAQAANAPTVKVADIAPVLQQRCVACHSAHPTMMGSAPAGVLLDTPDEISQNAQRIYQQAVTLKAMPLGNVTHMTDDERMKIAAWFEGGAAK